One Ensifer adhaerens genomic region harbors:
- a CDS encoding SDR family oxidoreductase, with translation MTSSTARLRTVLITGASRGLGAELARLYAEDGWRVIACQRGPVASEGSADRLVLDVADPASIEALGQSLQGVAIDLLINNAAVRGDTGGLATLEPGDFLDVMRVNALAPLLVTRALLANLRAGEHRVVANISSRAGSLAEGTLDDDDGDYAYRCSKAALNMATVKLAQDLKGDGISVVSLHPGWVQTDMGGSEAVVSVATSAAGLKAIIDGTGLADSGSFRAYDGRRVSW, from the coding sequence ATGACATCAAGCACCGCTAGGCTCCGCACGGTTCTGATCACGGGCGCCTCCCGCGGGCTCGGCGCAGAACTCGCGCGGCTTTACGCCGAAGACGGCTGGCGGGTGATCGCCTGCCAGCGGGGACCGGTCGCGAGCGAAGGTTCGGCGGATCGGTTGGTGCTGGACGTTGCCGATCCCGCATCGATCGAGGCTCTCGGTCAGTCGCTGCAAGGCGTCGCGATCGATCTGCTGATCAACAATGCGGCCGTGCGCGGCGATACCGGCGGCCTCGCGACGCTTGAACCGGGCGATTTTCTCGACGTTATGCGCGTCAATGCGCTGGCTCCGCTGCTGGTGACGCGGGCGCTCCTTGCGAACCTGCGCGCCGGCGAACATCGCGTCGTCGCCAATATCAGCAGCCGCGCCGGCTCCCTTGCCGAAGGCACGCTCGATGATGATGACGGCGACTATGCCTATCGCTGCTCCAAGGCGGCCCTGAACATGGCGACGGTCAAGCTGGCGCAGGATCTGAAGGGCGACGGGATTTCCGTCGTCTCGCTGCATCCTGGTTGGGTGCAGACGGATATGGGCGGCAGCGAAGCCGTCGTTTCGGTGGCGACAAGTGCTGCCGGGCTGAAGGCGATCATCGACGGCACAGGTTTGGCCGATAGCGGCAGTTTCCGCGCCTATGACGGGCGCCGGGTTTCGTGGTGA
- a CDS encoding amino acid ABC transporter permease, producing MSFLRSVRPSNLIILTALPFIIYLFISSGDYQRSLRAILGVENGSSAFVPGFLALAIAFTSGIAVLVFSRAKAPRPRLANVAALLNLAAAAVLVIGHNIHPFIASVVANGVDPFKSTLIAKGVTPRQLTEAADLMVQGVEAWLFPAYLGVTLIGLGLHFWSRRPDAPPDGRSRRIARWIIGLVNGAGLVFIFFFAHIAFAAGVATTIRAAIAAYILAALMGLVWVGLLQLHSTVRTSLYFAIATLVLAVAAGWFLMQPRDTYVLAGTLDGKVGIITNTPAGLISAVRFGQYEGAPQTETPVRTFVGPTEALASIAKGEGVSGALLPAASAPADMPVLWKTEALNDRDRAAGVTVAVLAIILGLLTFGGYLHQRHPLAIGSEFIVDTIRGIPMLVIVLYVGLPLSGALKDATQGVLDPPNLMRGIVAMALAYSAYLAEIFRSGINAIPVGQVEAARSIGLNRWQTARLVVLPQAFRIIIPPLGNELIAILKDTSLLSILSIRDITQRMREFQSASFLPFAPYNSAAIFYIFLTLAAASLVNMIERKYDIKHR from the coding sequence ATGTCGTTCCTGAGAAGCGTGCGTCCGAGCAATCTGATCATCCTGACCGCGCTGCCCTTCATCATCTACCTGTTTATTTCCTCCGGCGACTATCAGCGCTCGCTGCGGGCGATCCTCGGTGTCGAAAACGGTTCGTCGGCCTTCGTGCCTGGCTTTCTGGCGCTGGCGATCGCATTTACTTCGGGCATCGCGGTGCTCGTATTCTCGCGCGCCAAGGCGCCGCGTCCGCGCCTCGCCAATGTGGCGGCGCTCCTCAATCTCGCTGCCGCCGCCGTTCTCGTCATCGGCCACAATATCCATCCCTTCATCGCGTCCGTCGTCGCCAATGGCGTCGATCCGTTCAAGTCGACATTGATCGCAAAGGGCGTGACACCACGGCAATTGACCGAGGCTGCGGATCTCATGGTGCAGGGCGTCGAGGCCTGGCTGTTTCCCGCCTATCTGGGGGTCACGCTGATTGGTCTTGGTCTTCATTTCTGGAGCAGACGTCCCGATGCTCCTCCTGACGGAAGGTCGCGCCGCATCGCGCGCTGGATCATCGGCCTCGTCAACGGTGCGGGTCTCGTCTTCATCTTCTTCTTCGCCCATATCGCCTTTGCGGCCGGTGTGGCGACCACCATCCGCGCGGCGATCGCAGCTTATATCCTGGCGGCGCTCATGGGCCTTGTCTGGGTTGGGCTGTTGCAACTGCACTCAACCGTCAGGACCAGCCTCTATTTTGCGATCGCCACCCTGGTGCTGGCGGTTGCGGCCGGCTGGTTCCTCATGCAGCCGCGCGACACCTACGTGCTCGCCGGCACGCTGGACGGCAAGGTCGGCATCATCACCAATACGCCGGCGGGGCTCATCAGCGCCGTGCGTTTCGGTCAGTATGAAGGCGCGCCGCAGACGGAAACGCCGGTCCGCACCTTCGTCGGCCCGACCGAGGCGCTGGCGTCGATTGCCAAGGGCGAGGGCGTTTCCGGGGCCTTGCTGCCGGCTGCCTCCGCTCCGGCAGACATGCCGGTCCTGTGGAAGACCGAGGCGCTCAACGACCGCGACCGTGCCGCCGGTGTCACCGTCGCCGTGCTTGCCATCATCCTTGGCCTTCTCACTTTCGGCGGCTATCTGCACCAGCGCCATCCTCTGGCGATCGGCTCGGAGTTCATCGTCGATACGATCCGCGGCATTCCGATGCTGGTGATCGTGCTTTATGTCGGCCTGCCCTTGAGCGGGGCGTTGAAGGACGCGACGCAAGGGGTGCTCGACCCGCCAAACCTGATGCGCGGCATCGTCGCGATGGCACTCGCCTATTCGGCCTATCTCGCCGAAATCTTCCGCTCGGGCATCAATGCGATCCCGGTCGGCCAGGTCGAAGCGGCGCGCAGCATCGGCCTCAACCGTTGGCAGACGGCGCGTCTCGTCGTGCTGCCGCAGGCTTTCCGCATCATCATCCCGCCGCTTGGCAACGAACTGATCGCGATCCTCAAGGACACGTCGCTGCTGTCGATCCTGTCGATCCGCGACATCACCCAGCGCATGCGGGAGTTCCAGTCGGCAAGCTTCCTGCCGTTCGCGCCCTATAACTCGGCGGCGATCTTCTACATCTTCCTGACGTTGGCGGCGGCCAGCCTCGTCAACATGATCGAGCGGAAATATGACATCAAGCACCGCTAG
- a CDS encoding transporter substrate-binding domain-containing protein: MKKLMIALAVAALASSVSHAADLGGKLLKVGSDTTSPPMESIDPATGQVVGFDVDVVNAVCAKINCQAEFITTGWDGIFAALDQGSFDLVASGVSITEERKKAMDFSDPYIVNSQAVLMRADDQGITLDAFKNAGRKLSAQANTTDAQVAESVVGKENVAAYDTFSAAIIALKNKDVDGVVINGANAAAYEREFAGELVVAIKDLESDPLGLVFRKGDENVAAFNEGLKMIKDDGTLDQLISKYWGLK; this comes from the coding sequence ATGAAGAAACTGATGATTGCCCTGGCCGTAGCAGCCCTTGCTTCGAGCGTGTCCCATGCCGCCGACCTCGGCGGCAAACTGCTGAAGGTCGGATCCGACACGACCTCGCCGCCGATGGAGAGCATCGATCCGGCAACCGGACAAGTGGTCGGTTTCGATGTCGACGTGGTCAATGCCGTCTGCGCCAAGATCAACTGCCAGGCCGAATTTATCACGACCGGCTGGGATGGCATCTTCGCAGCACTTGACCAGGGCAGCTTCGACCTCGTCGCCTCCGGCGTCTCGATCACTGAGGAACGCAAGAAGGCGATGGATTTTTCCGATCCCTACATCGTCAACAGCCAGGCTGTGCTCATGCGCGCTGACGACCAGGGCATCACGCTCGACGCGTTCAAGAATGCCGGCAGAAAGCTTTCCGCCCAGGCAAACACGACGGACGCCCAAGTCGCCGAAAGCGTCGTCGGCAAGGAGAACGTCGCTGCTTACGACACGTTCAGCGCCGCGATCATCGCGCTCAAGAATAAGGACGTCGACGGCGTCGTCATCAACGGCGCCAATGCCGCTGCCTATGAGCGCGAGTTTGCCGGCGAGCTCGTCGTAGCCATCAAGGACCTCGAATCTGACCCGCTCGGCCTCGTCTTCCGCAAGGGCGATGAGAATGTTGCGGCTTTCAACGAAGGCCTGAAGATGATCAAGGACGACGGCACGCTCGACCAGCTGATCAGCAAGTATTGGGGCCTGAAGTAA
- a CDS encoding LacI family DNA-binding transcriptional regulator: MATEMHRARRTPTPTIKTLAEMTGYSIATISKALRESPVVAPATRDIIYKAAREVGYQANARGMALRTGKSFQAAVLMPVTAARDYEWDGVEYTQTLSGISQALDGTDYRMSVHVIRDAADGADAARRIVDQGLADGLIFSGILADDPRIDLLVAEDFPFVSMGRCRGDLNYAHVDIDNEWAAHAATARLIAGGHRRIALVNPERRLSYALDRIDGFVRAFREAGLEAPMDLIAEGDLSTHFGRQTVIDFLQLDDAPTAFVCINESTTLGVLSGLGSLGRQVGVDVDVIAYDDINVSAYFTPPITTFYQPIEVLGRTLGQFLLRRMEGEDPDALRQVFRPTLIARQPDNLGGRLIQS; encoded by the coding sequence ATGGCGACTGAGATGCACAGGGCGCGGCGCACGCCGACGCCGACGATCAAGACCCTGGCCGAGATGACGGGCTATTCCATCGCAACGATCTCGAAGGCCTTGCGCGAATCCCCGGTGGTCGCGCCGGCGACCAGAGACATCATCTACAAGGCAGCCCGTGAGGTCGGCTATCAGGCCAACGCCCGCGGCATGGCGCTTCGCACCGGCAAGAGCTTTCAGGCCGCAGTGCTGATGCCGGTGACTGCGGCACGCGACTATGAATGGGACGGCGTCGAATACACCCAGACCCTCAGCGGCATCAGCCAGGCACTCGATGGCACCGACTACCGCATGTCGGTGCACGTGATCCGCGACGCGGCCGATGGCGCGGACGCGGCGCGCCGCATCGTCGATCAGGGGCTTGCCGATGGCCTGATCTTCTCCGGTATTCTCGCCGATGACCCGCGCATCGATCTGCTCGTCGCTGAGGATTTCCCGTTCGTCTCGATGGGGCGCTGCCGCGGGGATCTCAACTATGCCCATGTCGACATCGACAACGAATGGGCAGCGCATGCGGCGACCGCGCGGCTGATCGCCGGCGGCCACCGGCGGATCGCGCTCGTCAATCCGGAGCGGCGGCTTTCCTACGCGCTCGACAGGATCGACGGTTTCGTCCGGGCGTTTCGCGAGGCCGGCCTGGAAGCCCCGATGGATCTGATTGCCGAAGGCGACCTCTCGACCCATTTCGGCCGGCAGACGGTGATCGATTTCCTGCAGCTCGACGACGCTCCGACCGCCTTCGTCTGCATCAACGAATCCACCACGCTCGGCGTGCTCTCGGGGCTCGGCAGCCTCGGACGCCAGGTCGGCGTCGATGTTGACGTCATCGCCTATGACGACATCAACGTCAGCGCCTATTTCACGCCGCCGATCACGACTTTCTATCAGCCGATCGAGGTGCTCGGTCGCACGCTCGGGCAATTCCTGCTGCGCCGCATGGAGGGGGAGGACCCTGACGCGTTGCGGCAGGTCTTCAGGCCGACACTGATCGCGCGCCAGCCCGATAATCTCGGCGGCCGCCTGATCCAAAGTTAA
- a CDS encoding SDR family NAD(P)-dependent oxidoreductase has translation MNLGFAGKVALVTGAGSGIGAAVCRQLAAEGAEVVAADVDAEGARNIVAELRAKGGAAHDVAVDVADAAAVEKLVAFAVKTCGGLHLAVNNAGVDGVRKATADYPVDGWHALMNVNLHGVFYCMKYEIAAMVAQGGGAIVNTSSILGAVALPAAAAYTAAKHAVVGLTKAAAIEYARTGIRINAVAPGWIDTPLSAENADVAKNRRMMSLQPMGRLGTPDEVAALICFLLSEQASFITGSVHLVDGAYTAH, from the coding sequence ATGAATTTAGGCTTCGCTGGCAAGGTAGCGCTCGTGACTGGCGCGGGTTCGGGAATTGGCGCAGCCGTGTGTCGGCAACTCGCTGCCGAGGGGGCAGAAGTGGTGGCTGCCGACGTCGACGCTGAGGGCGCGCGCAACATCGTTGCGGAGCTTCGCGCGAAGGGGGGCGCAGCCCACGACGTTGCCGTCGATGTTGCTGACGCTGCCGCCGTGGAAAAGCTGGTTGCCTTCGCTGTTAAGACCTGCGGCGGTCTGCATCTGGCGGTCAACAATGCCGGCGTCGATGGGGTCCGCAAGGCGACCGCCGACTATCCAGTTGATGGCTGGCACGCATTGATGAATGTGAACCTGCACGGCGTCTTCTATTGTATGAAGTACGAGATCGCGGCCATGGTCGCTCAGGGCGGGGGTGCCATCGTCAATACCTCTTCCATTCTGGGCGCTGTCGCTCTGCCGGCCGCAGCCGCCTACACGGCCGCCAAGCATGCAGTGGTTGGGCTGACGAAGGCTGCTGCAATCGAATATGCCCGAACGGGAATTCGTATCAATGCCGTGGCGCCTGGTTGGATCGACACGCCGCTCTCGGCGGAAAATGCTGACGTGGCAAAAAACAGGCGCATGATGTCTCTGCAGCCGATGGGTCGTCTCGGTACGCCGGATGAGGTTGCTGCCCTGATCTGTTTCCTGTTGTCCGAGCAGGCGAGTTTCATCACCGGGAGCGTTCATCTCGTTGACGGCGCCTACACCGCTCACTAA
- a CDS encoding L,D-transpeptidase: MDNHRITRRLLLTGSLGLLAGCSSTWQGVSFPSLYGGTPGVDRRYRKRHVRYDGNEPAGTILVDTSQRYLYSIESGGWAMRYGIGVGEEGLTLKGRAVVGRKAEWPTWTPTASMIRRKPELAQYAGGVTGGPHNPLGASALYLYRNGQDTKFRLHGTNAPWTIGQAVSNGCIRLTNEDIVDLYARTPIGTSVLII, encoded by the coding sequence ATGGACAATCACCGCATTACACGGAGACTCCTGTTAACCGGCAGCCTTGGCTTGTTGGCGGGATGCAGTTCAACTTGGCAAGGCGTCTCCTTTCCGTCCCTATACGGCGGCACCCCGGGCGTTGATCGTCGCTACCGAAAACGGCACGTCCGATATGACGGCAACGAGCCGGCCGGAACGATCCTTGTCGACACATCGCAACGCTACCTCTACTCGATCGAAAGTGGTGGATGGGCGATGCGCTACGGAATCGGCGTCGGAGAAGAAGGCCTGACCCTCAAGGGGCGGGCAGTTGTCGGTCGAAAGGCGGAATGGCCGACATGGACACCGACGGCAAGCATGATCCGACGCAAGCCGGAATTGGCGCAATACGCCGGTGGCGTTACAGGCGGCCCTCACAACCCGCTAGGGGCGTCGGCTCTATACCTTTATCGCAATGGACAGGACACCAAGTTCCGGCTCCACGGTACAAATGCGCCCTGGACAATAGGGCAAGCCGTTTCCAACGGCTGCATCCGCCTCACCAACGAGGACATCGTCGACCTATACGCACGGACACCGATTGGAACTTCGGTATTGATCATTTGA
- a CDS encoding ABC transporter, whose protein sequence is MSRILIVTVALLSVASLAACGTIGKGKGKAPPPVAEEPAPVYK, encoded by the coding sequence ATGAGCCGAATTCTAATCGTGACAGTTGCGTTGCTTTCCGTGGCCAGCCTCGCCGCTTGCGGGACAATCGGTAAAGGCAAAGGCAAGGCGCCACCACCGGTGGCTGAAGAACCAGCGCCCGTTTACAAATAG
- a CDS encoding protein-S-isoprenylcysteine O-methyltransferase — MSVASIGEIVWVIGIIAWYVIRYPFERRAKRVRVMSSRRSASDTIGLAAALAGLAILPGLYVATGIPAFADYTGRPWSVGLGGVIFALALWTFRRTHKELGRNWSISLEIREKHQLICGGPYALVRHPMYTSFLLMGVGQLFLLSNWVAGLVGVLGFAVLFFLRVSKEERLMLEFFGPEYRAYMDRTKRIIPYIY; from the coding sequence ATGTCTGTCGCTTCCATTGGCGAAATCGTCTGGGTCATAGGCATCATTGCCTGGTACGTTATCCGTTATCCCTTTGAGCGCCGGGCAAAGCGCGTGCGGGTGATGAGCAGTCGTCGCTCGGCGAGCGATACGATCGGTCTGGCCGCTGCGTTGGCGGGCCTTGCGATTTTGCCCGGATTGTATGTTGCAACGGGAATCCCCGCTTTCGCCGACTATACGGGGCGCCCATGGTCGGTGGGTCTTGGCGGCGTCATCTTCGCCTTGGCTCTATGGACGTTCCGCCGCACCCACAAGGAACTCGGCCGAAACTGGTCGATCTCGCTGGAAATTCGCGAAAAACATCAGTTGATCTGCGGGGGCCCTTACGCCCTCGTGCGCCATCCGATGTACACCAGTTTCCTGCTCATGGGCGTTGGCCAGCTGTTTCTGCTGTCGAACTGGGTGGCTGGCCTCGTGGGTGTCCTTGGCTTCGCTGTGCTTTTCTTCCTGCGTGTAAGCAAGGAGGAGCGCCTGATGCTGGAATTCTTCGGGCCCGAATATCGCGCTTACATGGACAGGACGAAGCGAATTATACCCTATATCTATTAG
- a CDS encoding SDR family NAD(P)-dependent oxidoreductase: protein MTSQQSPRPAIVVVGASRGIGRAIAELAARDGAPVVLVARSIESLHVVQAAIEQAGGEAFSLPVDLASPDATRILDEFLSREGLVCDVLVNSAGYGLRGAATALPIADQIGMIDVNVRALAALTLHLLPGMVARGRGGIINLASVASFTPGPYMAMYYASKAFVRSFSEALYQETRRTGVTVTCVAPGPVSTEFLEKSGANRAALFKALPKATPEYVAKCAWRGFKARRRLVIPGISARLAILMAGLLPSAALLPLVGRLQLRGNDPCPCGSGKQLKHCCRAGHAKGGTAPA, encoded by the coding sequence ATGACATCGCAGCAGTCACCACGACCCGCCATTGTCGTTGTCGGAGCGTCCCGGGGCATAGGCAGGGCAATTGCAGAGCTTGCCGCACGAGACGGCGCGCCGGTCGTTCTGGTCGCGCGATCCATCGAAAGCTTGCACGTCGTGCAAGCCGCGATCGAACAGGCGGGCGGCGAGGCATTCTCCCTGCCGGTCGATCTGGCCTCGCCCGATGCCACGCGCATTCTCGACGAATTTCTTTCGCGCGAAGGCCTCGTCTGCGACGTTCTTGTCAACAGTGCCGGCTATGGCCTGCGCGGCGCGGCGACCGCTTTGCCGATTGCCGACCAGATTGGAATGATCGACGTCAATGTGCGTGCGCTTGCGGCCCTTACTTTGCACCTGTTGCCGGGCATGGTCGCGCGCGGCCGCGGCGGCATCATCAATCTAGCCTCGGTCGCGAGTTTTACGCCCGGCCCGTACATGGCAATGTATTATGCGAGCAAAGCCTTCGTTCGTTCGTTCTCCGAAGCGCTATACCAGGAGACGCGAAGGACCGGCGTAACTGTGACCTGCGTTGCGCCGGGACCGGTATCGACCGAGTTCCTCGAAAAATCCGGCGCCAACAGGGCTGCCTTGTTCAAGGCGCTCCCGAAAGCCACTCCGGAATACGTGGCAAAATGCGCCTGGCGCGGCTTCAAGGCGCGCCGGCGGCTGGTCATTCCCGGCATTTCCGCCAGGCTGGCAATCCTGATGGCGGGCCTCCTTCCCTCCGCAGCGCTCTTGCCGCTTGTTGGTCGTCTGCAACTGCGCGGCAACGACCCCTGCCCCTGCGGATCTGGCAAGCAACTGAAGCACTGCTGCCGCGCAGGCCACGCCAAAGGCGGAACGGCCCCGGCGTGA
- a CDS encoding DUF930 domain-containing protein, which translates to MQAVKHRRNETPIWPSLTLALILHAFAVAVLFLLPSPRPPVPSPDEGIAVQILELPPPRPEVVQPALGPQNAPPVAHSVPETAPAAETATLPPAAQPMVQAKRFFSAAILADPRSRQALEGLSQLAADEQIVQLCNLEAMEQVHRWRVDFTPDLLVAYATSDIVLAGRNLRAEGAAFRSKGRWFNIKFGCAVAPDIKSVAAFEFQVGDEIPESEWEANFLSAGAAAH; encoded by the coding sequence GTGCAAGCAGTAAAGCATCGTCGCAATGAGACACCGATCTGGCCAAGCCTAACGCTTGCTCTCATCCTCCATGCGTTCGCCGTGGCGGTGCTTTTCCTCCTCCCGTCACCACGGCCACCTGTTCCGAGCCCGGACGAGGGGATCGCCGTTCAGATACTGGAATTGCCACCCCCACGCCCTGAGGTGGTGCAGCCCGCGCTCGGACCGCAAAATGCGCCGCCCGTCGCGCATTCCGTTCCGGAGACGGCGCCTGCTGCGGAAACAGCCACGCTGCCGCCGGCTGCCCAGCCGATGGTGCAAGCGAAGCGGTTCTTCTCGGCGGCGATACTGGCTGATCCACGCAGCAGACAGGCGCTGGAAGGGCTGTCACAGCTCGCCGCCGATGAACAGATCGTCCAGCTCTGCAATCTCGAGGCGATGGAGCAGGTTCATCGCTGGCGCGTCGACTTTACCCCCGACCTGCTCGTCGCCTACGCCACGTCGGATATCGTCTTGGCTGGGCGGAACCTCCGTGCGGAAGGCGCCGCCTTTCGCAGCAAGGGGCGCTGGTTCAATATCAAGTTTGGCTGCGCCGTGGCGCCGGATATCAAAAGCGTCGCCGCATTTGAGTTTCAGGTTGGTGACGAAATTCCGGAAAGTGAGTGGGAGGCAAATTTCCTCTCCGCTGGCGCCGCAGCCCACTGA
- a CDS encoding DNA translocase FtsK gives MRIPRTNFSQAALHDANQADYFDGPQDDALSGMPTHEAEPADPYQLYEAPAAPRRPANQQAETTSRATRLYGQGSAYAPAQVTSTMSEPLPTLSEIAGHYGDSTWESHFFLAPNVRFTRTPEREFMKRRAPQVEEGETATEVEEAIVAVAAEPAPVLVETVEPVATATVEPVQTEASAVAADEAPLAEVALPSYSPSELLRMLTNQLPTWTAAQNTIEPAMLARVEAPADEGVALAPVLTTQIAVSAPVAEVQPAPAQAGDASVDQGAAHSVFLSDFAFFEFGPADDAEVAGTEATHPKPFVETPAPVAMTPAIAPVAVAPIAVTPPAPVRPVEIRRMPPTAITSLFRVVDVRGAKPEDVPAQQPPAAAAEAVADVAPAPVAMAEEPVSVAAAEIIDVEPVEIEQPAPVATKAAITMPAQVTRAPSNMPAIGSTDRAPSADGYEFPSEDLLQEAPVGQGFFMTQEQLEQNAGLLESVLEDFGVKGEIIHVRPGPVVTLYEFEPAPGVKSSRVINLADDIARSMSALSARVAVVPGRNVIGIELPNATRETVYFRELIESVDFRKTGYKLALCLGKTIGGEPVIAELAKMPHLLVAGTTGSGKSVAINTMILSLLYRLSPDQCRLIMVDPKMLELSVYDGIPHLLTPVVTDPKKAVMALKWAVREMEDRYRKMSRLGVRNIDGYNQRAAAAREKGEPVMCTVQTGFEKGTGEPLFEQQEMDLAPMPYIVVIVDEMADLMMVAGKEIEGAIQRLAQMARAAGIHLIMATQRPSVDVITGTIKANFPTRISFQVTSKIDSRTILGEQGAEQLLGQGDMLHMQGGGRIARVHGPFVSDLEVEHVVAHLKTQGRPEYLDTVTAEEEEEEPQEESPVFDKSALASEDGNELYDQAVKVVLRDKKCSTSYIQRRLGVGYNRAASLVERMEKEGLVGSANHVGKREIIYGNRDHMSAPDNDDMD, from the coding sequence ATGCGTATTCCCAGGACAAACTTCTCACAGGCTGCTTTGCATGATGCAAACCAGGCGGATTATTTCGATGGTCCGCAGGATGATGCGTTGAGCGGTATGCCCACCCATGAGGCGGAACCCGCCGACCCCTATCAGTTGTACGAGGCGCCGGCGGCGCCTCGCCGGCCGGCGAACCAGCAGGCTGAAACCACGAGCCGTGCGACCCGCCTCTATGGGCAGGGTTCCGCCTACGCTCCTGCACAGGTGACGTCGACGATGAGCGAACCCTTGCCGACCCTTTCGGAGATTGCCGGCCACTACGGCGATTCCACCTGGGAGAGCCATTTCTTCCTGGCGCCGAACGTGCGCTTCACCCGCACGCCCGAGCGCGAATTCATGAAGCGACGCGCGCCGCAGGTCGAAGAAGGCGAAACGGCAACCGAAGTCGAAGAGGCGATCGTCGCGGTGGCGGCGGAGCCTGCTCCGGTCTTGGTGGAAACCGTTGAGCCCGTCGCGACGGCCACGGTCGAGCCGGTACAGACGGAAGCTTCGGCCGTTGCTGCTGACGAGGCGCCGCTGGCCGAGGTCGCGCTGCCGTCCTACAGCCCGTCCGAACTGTTGCGCATGCTGACCAACCAGTTGCCCACTTGGACCGCCGCGCAAAACACGATCGAGCCGGCCATGCTCGCGCGTGTCGAAGCTCCGGCCGACGAGGGCGTAGCCCTTGCGCCCGTTCTGACGACGCAGATCGCCGTTTCCGCGCCGGTCGCCGAAGTCCAACCCGCGCCCGCTCAGGCAGGCGACGCTTCCGTCGATCAGGGCGCTGCGCATTCTGTCTTCCTGTCGGATTTCGCCTTCTTCGAATTCGGCCCGGCCGACGATGCTGAGGTTGCCGGCACGGAAGCCACCCATCCGAAGCCCTTTGTCGAGACGCCAGCCCCGGTTGCGATGACGCCCGCCATCGCTCCCGTCGCCGTTGCGCCTATTGCGGTCACGCCGCCAGCGCCCGTGCGCCCGGTTGAAATCCGCCGTATGCCGCCGACGGCGATCACCTCGCTGTTCCGCGTTGTCGATGTCCGCGGCGCAAAGCCGGAGGATGTGCCAGCACAGCAACCGCCCGCCGCCGCCGCTGAGGCCGTTGCCGACGTTGCGCCAGCTCCGGTTGCCATGGCTGAAGAACCGGTGTCTGTGGCCGCCGCTGAAATCATTGACGTCGAACCGGTCGAAATCGAACAGCCGGCGCCGGTTGCCACGAAGGCGGCCATCACCATGCCGGCGCAGGTCACCCGCGCGCCCAGCAACATGCCGGCCATCGGCTCGACCGACCGCGCGCCGAGCGCCGACGGCTACGAGTTCCCATCCGAGGACCTACTGCAGGAAGCGCCCGTCGGTCAGGGCTTCTTCATGACGCAGGAGCAGCTGGAACAGAATGCCGGCCTGCTTGAAAGCGTGCTCGAAGATTTCGGCGTCAAGGGTGAAATCATCCATGTTCGCCCCGGCCCGGTCGTCACGCTCTACGAATTCGAGCCGGCGCCCGGTGTGAAATCGTCGCGCGTCATCAACCTTGCCGACGATATCGCCCGCTCCATGTCGGCGCTTTCGGCCCGCGTCGCGGTCGTGCCCGGCCGCAACGTCATCGGTATCGAACTGCCGAATGCCACCCGCGAGACCGTCTATTTCCGCGAGCTGATCGAATCTGTCGATTTCCGCAAGACTGGCTACAAGCTGGCGCTTTGCCTGGGCAAGACGATCGGCGGCGAGCCTGTCATTGCAGAGCTTGCGAAGATGCCGCATCTGCTCGTCGCCGGCACCACCGGCTCGGGCAAGTCGGTCGCGATCAACACCATGATCCTGTCGCTGCTCTATCGGTTGAGCCCGGATCAGTGCCGCCTGATCATGGTCGATCCGAAGATGCTCGAACTCTCCGTCTATGACGGCATCCCGCATCTGCTCACCCCCGTCGTAACCGACCCCAAGAAGGCGGTCATGGCGCTGAAGTGGGCCGTGCGCGAGATGGAAGACCGCTACCGCAAGATGTCGCGGCTCGGTGTGCGCAATATCGACGGCTACAACCAGCGCGCTGCCGCTGCCCGTGAAAAGGGCGAACCGGTGATGTGCACGGTGCAGACCGGTTTCGAAAAGGGCACCGGCGAGCCGCTGTTCGAACAGCAGGAAATGGACCTGGCGCCGATGCCGTACATCGTCGTCATCGTCGACGAGATGGCCGACCTGATGATGGTCGCCGGCAAGGAAATCGAAGGCGCGATCCAGCGGCTGGCGCAGATGGCGCGTGCTGCCGGTATCCACCTGATCATGGCGACGCAGCGTCCTTCGGTCGATGTCATCACCGGCACGATCAAGGCGAACTTCCCGACCCGCATCTCGTTTCAGGTGACCTCGAAGATCGACAGCCGCACGATCCTTGGCGAGCAGGGTGCCGAACAGCTGCTCGGCCAGGGCGACATGCTGCACATGCAGGGCGGCGGACGTATCGCCCGTGTCCATGGCCCGTTCGTTTCGGATCTTGAGGTTGAACACGTCGTCGCACATCTGAAGACGCAGGGACGCCCGGAATACCTCGACACCGTCACGGCGGAAGAAGAGGAAGAAGAGCCGCAGGAAGAGTCCCCGGTCTTCGACAAGAGCGCGCTTGCGTCGGAAGACGGCAACGAACTTTACGACCAGGCCGTCAAGGTGGTCCTGCGCGACAAGAAGTGCTCGACCTCCTACATCCAGCGCCGCCTTGGCGTCGGCTACAACCGTGCTGCCTCGCTGGTCGAGCGCATGGAAAAGGAAGGCCTCGTCGGGTCGGCGAACCACGTCGGCAAGCGCGAGATCATCTACGGCAACCGCGACCATATGAGCGCGCCCGACAACGACGACATGGATTGA